In Methylovirgula sp., a single genomic region encodes these proteins:
- the ntrC gene encoding nitrogen regulation protein NR(I), producing MGGNILVADDDAAIRTVLSQALTRVGYEVRTTGNVATLWRWVQAGEGDLIITDVVMPDDNAFEILPRIKKLRPDLPIIVMSAQNTFMTAIKASERGAYDYLPKPFDLRELVNIVGRAMSEPKTRTRPEPQVDLEGMPLVGRSPAMQEIYRVLARLMQTDLTVMITGESGTGKELVARALHDYGKRKSGPFVAINMAAIPRDLIESELFGHEKGAFTGANQRSAGRFEQAEGGTLFLDEIGDMPMEAQTRLLRVLQQGEYTTVGGRTPIKTNVRIVAATNKDLRNLIHQGLFREDLFFRLNVVPLRLPPLRERAEDVPDLVYHFFALAASEGLPLKHVEQPALERLKRHRWPGNIRELENLVRRLAALYPQESISEHLIEAELSAEAAPFLSGFAPRPGGDERGKDSDHTDSLASAVERHLNELFRAHGDGLPPPGIYHRVLRELEYPLISAVLAVTRGNQIKAAELLGLNRNTLRKKVKDLDIKLMRLPR from the coding sequence ATGGGCGGGAATATTCTCGTCGCCGATGACGATGCCGCGATCCGGACGGTGTTGAGCCAGGCGTTGACTCGTGTCGGCTATGAGGTCCGCACGACAGGCAATGTCGCGACTCTATGGCGTTGGGTGCAAGCCGGCGAGGGCGATCTCATAATCACGGACGTCGTCATGCCTGACGACAACGCGTTCGAGATTTTGCCGCGCATCAAAAAGCTGCGCCCGGATTTGCCGATCATTGTGATGAGCGCGCAAAACACTTTCATGACGGCGATTAAGGCGTCTGAACGCGGCGCCTATGATTATCTGCCGAAGCCGTTCGATCTGCGCGAACTCGTCAATATCGTCGGGCGCGCGATGAGCGAGCCGAAAACACGAACTCGGCCGGAGCCGCAGGTCGATCTCGAGGGTATGCCGCTTGTCGGACGTTCGCCGGCGATGCAGGAGATTTACCGCGTTCTCGCTCGCCTGATGCAGACCGATCTGACGGTAATGATCACCGGTGAGTCAGGCACTGGCAAAGAGCTCGTTGCGCGTGCGTTGCACGATTACGGCAAGCGAAAGAGCGGCCCCTTCGTAGCCATCAACATGGCGGCGATCCCGCGCGACCTGATCGAAAGTGAGCTCTTTGGCCACGAGAAAGGTGCCTTCACCGGCGCCAACCAGCGCTCGGCCGGACGGTTCGAGCAGGCCGAGGGCGGCACGCTCTTTCTCGATGAAATTGGCGACATGCCGATGGAAGCCCAAACACGGCTTCTGCGTGTTCTGCAGCAGGGCGAATATACGACCGTCGGTGGCCGTACGCCGATCAAGACCAATGTGCGGATCGTTGCTGCGACGAACAAAGACCTGCGCAATCTGATACATCAGGGATTGTTCCGTGAGGATCTGTTCTTCCGGCTCAATGTCGTGCCGCTGCGCCTGCCGCCGCTGCGCGAGCGTGCCGAAGACGTTCCCGATCTGGTTTATCATTTCTTTGCGCTGGCGGCTTCTGAAGGGTTGCCGCTGAAACATGTCGAGCAACCGGCGCTTGAGCGGCTTAAGCGGCACCGCTGGCCGGGCAATATCCGCGAACTCGAAAATCTCGTGCGCCGTCTCGCAGCACTTTATCCGCAAGAATCGATCAGTGAGCATTTGATCGAAGCCGAACTCTCGGCTGAAGCTGCGCCGTTCCTGTCGGGCTTTGCGCCGCGCCCCGGCGGCGATGAGCGCGGGAAGGACTCAGATCATACCGACAGCCTGGCCTCGGCTGTTGAACGGCATCTCAACGAATTGTTCCGCGCCCACGGCGATGGTTTGCCGCCGCCCGGCATTTACCATCGTGTCCTGCGGGAGTTGGAATATCCGCTGATTTCGGCTGTGCTTGCGGTCACGCGTGGCAATCAGATCAAGGCGGCGGAGCTTTTGGGCCTCAACCGCAATACTTTGCGCAAAAAGGTCAAAGATCTGGACATCAAGCTGATGCGTCTGCCGCGCTGA
- a CDS encoding ATP-binding protein codes for MSVKKSAQSTRGRRDPQKASEAFRDAVKLLNALPHPVLAVAPDGFVVEANVATESFFGISRSILIQQTLANLLPYDSVLLALVSQVTATHAAITEYRVDLGIPRLGTEKLVDLFVMPVSDFDEGVVVMIQERSMAEKMDRQLTHRGAARSVSGMAAMLGHEIKNPLSGIRGAAQLLEIGASDSDRALTRLICTETDRIVKLVDRMEAFSDSRPLERESVNIHTVFDHVKRIAKAGFARHIRFTESYDPSLPPVLGNRDQLIQIFLNLVKNAAEAIGESSEDGEIELSTAFRPGVRLKLPNSDRSVNLPLQFCVRDNGPGIPQEIRQHLFEPFITTKSSGSGLGLALVAKLIGDHGGTIECESQPRRTIFKVLMPMYAPTDGRSAKKT; via the coding sequence ATGAGCGTTAAAAAGTCGGCTCAAAGTACGCGCGGGCGACGCGATCCGCAAAAGGCCAGCGAAGCTTTTCGCGATGCCGTAAAACTTTTGAATGCGCTGCCGCATCCGGTGCTTGCGGTCGCGCCTGACGGCTTCGTCGTCGAAGCCAATGTTGCGACGGAATCTTTCTTCGGCATCAGCCGATCAATTTTGATTCAGCAAACGCTGGCCAATCTGCTGCCCTACGATTCCGTCCTGCTCGCGCTTGTTAGTCAGGTCACGGCAACGCATGCCGCGATCACCGAATATCGCGTCGATCTCGGTATTCCGCGGCTCGGCACAGAGAAATTGGTCGACCTTTTCGTCATGCCGGTGTCGGATTTCGACGAGGGTGTCGTCGTCATGATCCAGGAACGGTCGATGGCCGAAAAAATGGATCGTCAGCTTACGCATCGTGGCGCGGCGCGATCTGTTTCCGGCATGGCCGCGATGCTCGGGCATGAGATCAAGAACCCGCTGTCGGGCATTCGTGGCGCTGCACAATTGCTCGAAATCGGCGCAAGCGATTCCGACCGCGCACTGACGCGGCTGATCTGTACCGAAACCGACCGGATCGTGAAGCTCGTCGACCGGATGGAAGCGTTTTCAGATAGCCGGCCGCTGGAGCGCGAAAGCGTCAACATTCACACCGTTTTCGATCATGTGAAGCGGATCGCCAAGGCCGGTTTCGCGCGCCATATTCGCTTCACCGAAAGCTACGATCCATCGCTGCCGCCGGTGCTCGGCAATCGCGATCAACTGATTCAGATTTTCCTTAATCTTGTTAAGAACGCGGCGGAGGCAATCGGTGAATCAAGCGAGGACGGCGAGATCGAGCTCTCGACGGCCTTTCGTCCGGGCGTTCGCCTAAAGTTGCCAAACTCGGATCGATCGGTGAATTTGCCTCTGCAATTTTGCGTTCGCGACAACGGGCCGGGCATTCCACAGGAAATTCGCCAGCATCTGTTTGAACCTTTTATCACGACGAAGAGCTCGGGGAGTGGCCTCGGACTTGCACTGGTTGCCAAACTCATTGGTGATCACGGTGGAACCATCGAATGCGAGTCGCAGCCGCGTCGGACGATATTCAAAGTGCTCATGCCGATGTACGCACCGACGGACGGTCGCAGCGCCAAAAAGACTTAG
- the dusB gene encoding tRNA dihydrouridine synthase DusB, whose amino-acid sequence MHQRDEILGKQPFDFAVGPLKLRSRAFLAPMAGITDLGMRRAAQRFGAGLTFTEMLDADCYLGGESEAVLRAEGAGISHHVVQIAGCRPESLADGARQAEAAGAAMIDINMGCPAKRVTGGLAGSALMRDLDLAVRLIHAVVSAVKIPVSVKMRLGWDASSLNAPELARRAEAEGVVMLSVHGRTRCQFYQGKADWAAIRRVKQAASLPVVANGDCTSLADADAMLRLSGADAVMIGRGAVGRPWFVGEVARHLAGDPPEQGPDAQTRHAVAREHYRTLLDLMGKEHGMRHARKHLAGYATYVPRADAAHLRRRLVTSENPEEVESLLEVLFEFEEAAVAA is encoded by the coding sequence ATGCACCAGAGAGATGAAATTTTAGGCAAACAACCATTTGATTTTGCGGTCGGGCCTTTGAAGCTGCGGAGCCGTGCTTTTCTCGCGCCTATGGCTGGCATCACAGACCTTGGCATGCGCCGGGCCGCACAACGCTTCGGGGCTGGCCTGACTTTCACGGAAATGCTCGATGCTGATTGCTATCTGGGCGGGGAGTCCGAGGCAGTTTTGCGAGCCGAAGGCGCCGGCATCTCTCACCACGTCGTCCAGATTGCCGGCTGCCGCCCTGAAAGCCTGGCTGACGGCGCGCGGCAGGCCGAAGCCGCTGGCGCAGCGATGATCGATATCAACATGGGCTGCCCGGCGAAACGCGTCACTGGTGGCTTGGCCGGCTCGGCCCTCATGCGCGACCTCGATCTAGCCGTGAGGCTTATTCACGCCGTCGTGAGTGCTGTCAAAATACCGGTTTCGGTGAAGATGCGGCTTGGCTGGGATGCGAGTTCGCTGAACGCTCCTGAATTGGCGCGCCGCGCCGAAGCTGAAGGCGTCGTCATGCTGTCGGTTCACGGCCGTACCCGGTGCCAATTCTATCAGGGAAAAGCGGACTGGGCGGCGATCCGCCGGGTGAAGCAGGCGGCCTCGCTCCCTGTCGTGGCGAATGGCGATTGCACCAGCCTTGCTGACGCCGATGCGATGCTGCGGCTCTCCGGCGCGGACGCCGTGATGATCGGCCGAGGCGCTGTCGGCCGGCCGTGGTTCGTCGGCGAAGTTGCGCGGCATCTGGCGGGCGATCCGCCGGAACAAGGGCCGGATGCCCAGACGCGGCATGCCGTTGCGCGTGAGCATTACCGCACTCTGCTCGACTTGATGGGCAAAGAGCATGGGATGCGCCATGCGCGCAAACATCTCGCCGGTTACGCCACTTATGTGCCGAGGGCCGATGCGGCACATCTGCGCCGCAGGCTTGTCACCAGCGAAAATCCGGAGGAGGTTGAATCCCTTCTCGAAGTTCTGTTCGAGTTTGAAGAAGCGGCAGTCGCAGCATGA
- a CDS encoding bifunctional 2-C-methyl-D-erythritol 4-phosphate cytidylyltransferase/2-C-methyl-D-erythritol 2,4-cyclodiphosphate synthase, translating into MSETIDLAILVVAAGRGTRAGQGLPKQYRPLAGKPLLGHTLLTLLQAAPEARVLAVIHPDDIEFYKQTVADLPRDLAKRLLPPTFGGETRQISVLKGLEALAQQAAPQIVLIHDGARPFPSRGLIDRARDTAIAHGAAVPGLGLTDTVKQIDADGRIIATPPRDRLRTVQTPQAFQFDLILSAHRKAAAAGQEGLTDDAAIAEWAGHPVYVFEGEQENMKITTADDIALAEAKLARTLDDVRMGQGYDVHAFGPGDHVWLGGLKIPHDHGLVGHSDADVLSHAITDAIFGAIGDGDIGSHFPPADPQWRGAASSIFLAAAVEHLRKRGGMLAHVDATLVCERPKIGPHRDAIRKSLAEIMGVSLDRVAVKATTSERLGFTGREEGMAALAIATVRLPL; encoded by the coding sequence ATGAGTGAAACGATCGATCTTGCGATTTTGGTGGTGGCGGCCGGGCGTGGCACACGGGCAGGACAAGGCCTACCCAAACAATATCGCCCCCTCGCTGGCAAGCCCTTATTGGGGCATACGCTTCTTACGCTGTTGCAAGCGGCGCCGGAGGCCCGCGTGCTCGCGGTCATTCATCCCGACGATATCGAGTTTTACAAGCAGACGGTCGCAGATTTGCCTCGGGATCTTGCCAAACGCCTGCTTCCACCGACGTTTGGTGGCGAGACGCGGCAGATCAGCGTTCTCAAGGGTCTCGAGGCCCTGGCGCAACAGGCCGCGCCGCAGATCGTCTTGATCCATGATGGCGCCCGGCCCTTTCCAAGCCGCGGCCTGATTGATCGTGCCCGCGACACCGCAATCGCGCACGGCGCAGCCGTTCCGGGGCTCGGGCTTACCGATACGGTCAAACAAATCGATGCTGACGGCCGCATCATAGCGACACCTCCACGCGACAGATTGCGCACGGTGCAGACGCCACAGGCGTTTCAGTTCGATCTCATTCTGTCGGCGCACCGCAAGGCGGCTGCCGCCGGGCAAGAGGGCCTGACCGACGATGCGGCGATCGCTGAATGGGCGGGTCATCCGGTTTATGTATTTGAAGGTGAGCAGGAAAATATGAAGATTACGACCGCAGACGATATCGCTTTGGCCGAGGCCAAACTCGCGCGCACGCTTGACGATGTACGCATGGGCCAGGGTTATGACGTGCACGCATTTGGCCCCGGCGATCACGTCTGGCTTGGCGGTCTCAAAATTCCGCACGACCACGGGCTCGTCGGACATTCCGACGCTGATGTGCTCAGCCATGCGATCACTGATGCGATCTTCGGCGCGATCGGCGATGGCGACATCGGCAGCCATTTTCCGCCGGCCGATCCGCAATGGCGCGGCGCCGCCTCATCGATCTTTCTCGCCGCCGCCGTCGAACATCTACGCAAGCGCGGCGGTATGCTGGCGCATGTGGACGCCACGCTGGTCTGCGAACGGCCGAAGATCGGCCCGCATCGCGATGCCATCCGCAAAAGCCTCGCCGAGATCATGGGCGTCTCGCTCGACCGCGTCGCGGTGAAGGCGACGACATCCGAGCGTCTAGGCTTTACCGGCCGCGAAGAAGGCATGGCGGCGCTTGCCATCGCGACAGTGCGCCTACCGCTTTAG
- the cobT gene encoding nicotinate-nucleotide--dimethylbenzimidazole phosphoribosyltransferase yields MTVVSSKSPKSLVDLRSLLKNLPPPAEDSGAAARARQAELTKPPGSLGRLEEIAEFLARWQGRAIPTLDRPLVLVFAGNHGIVAQGVSAYPPSVTQAMVDNFGAGGAAINQICKTFALNLKVVPLDLDSTTEDFTRAPAMNEADTAAYFARGMASVPADADLVIIGEMGIGNTTSAAAIYTALFGAAAAHWAGRGTGVDDAGLTRKIAAIEAACALHFAFLGDPLEVLRRLGGREIAAMAGAIAAARRASIPVLLDGYVACAAAAVLHAENPDAVAHCLAGHQSVEGAHADILARLGKKPLLDLNMRLGEASGAAVATGLVRAALACHSGMATFAEAQVAGKTEN; encoded by the coding sequence ATGACCGTAGTTTCTTCCAAATCGCCTAAATCACTCGTTGATCTTCGCAGCCTATTGAAAAATCTGCCGCCCCCCGCCGAAGATAGCGGGGCGGCGGCGCGGGCTCGCCAGGCGGAATTGACCAAACCGCCAGGTTCGCTCGGTCGTCTCGAGGAGATCGCCGAGTTTCTCGCGCGCTGGCAGGGCCGCGCGATCCCCACGCTCGACCGGCCGTTGGTGCTGGTCTTCGCCGGCAATCACGGAATCGTGGCGCAGGGGGTCTCGGCTTATCCGCCCTCCGTGACGCAAGCCATGGTCGACAATTTTGGCGCAGGCGGCGCCGCGATCAATCAGATCTGCAAGACTTTCGCGCTGAATTTGAAGGTCGTGCCGCTCGATCTCGATTCGACGACCGAGGACTTTACGCGAGCGCCGGCGATGAACGAGGCGGACACGGCGGCCTATTTCGCACGCGGCATGGCAAGCGTGCCGGCCGACGCCGATCTCGTCATCATCGGCGAAATGGGCATCGGCAATACGACGAGCGCCGCGGCGATCTACACTGCGCTTTTTGGCGCGGCTGCCGCGCATTGGGCAGGGCGGGGGACGGGCGTCGACGACGCAGGTCTGACGCGCAAGATCGCGGCCATTGAGGCTGCCTGTGCCCTTCACTTTGCCTTTCTTGGCGACCCACTCGAAGTGCTGCGCCGTCTCGGCGGCCGCGAGATCGCGGCGATGGCGGGCGCGATCGCGGCGGCCCGACGCGCATCCATTCCGGTTTTGCTCGACGGCTATGTCGCGTGTGCCGCCGCTGCCGTGCTGCACGCGGAGAATCCGGATGCCGTCGCGCATTGCCTTGCGGGGCATCAGTCCGTTGAAGGCGCACATGCGGACATCTTGGCACGCCTCGGCAAAAAGCCATTGCTCGATCTCAATATGCGGCTTGGCGAAGCAAGTGGCGCGGCGGTCGCGACCGGCCTCGTGCGGGCGGCGCTCGCCTGCCATTCCGGCATGGCGACGTTTGCTGAAGCGCAGGTCGCGGGCAAAACTGAAAACTAG
- a CDS encoding Lrp/AsnC family transcriptional regulator, with the protein MDATDRKILQIVQTDSSLSIAAIAAQVGLSQTPCWKRIQKLEAEGIIRRRIALLDPAKLGLGMTVFVTIEVGEHAHDKLDHFATTISAMGEVLDIYRMAGDVDYLLRVVVADTKSFDAFYKKLIEALPLKKVTSRFALESIKAETALPIHV; encoded by the coding sequence ATGGACGCGACTGACCGCAAAATTCTTCAAATCGTGCAAACGGACTCAAGCTTGTCAATTGCCGCCATCGCGGCGCAGGTCGGATTGTCGCAAACCCCGTGCTGGAAGCGGATTCAGAAGCTGGAGGCGGAAGGCATTATCCGCCGGCGAATCGCCCTGCTGGACCCGGCGAAACTTGGTCTGGGGATGACGGTCTTTGTAACAATCGAGGTCGGCGAACACGCGCACGACAAGCTCGATCATTTTGCCACGACCATCTCGGCGATGGGCGAAGTGCTCGACATCTATCGCATGGCGGGAGACGTCGACTATCTGCTGAGGGTCGTCGTGGCCGACACCAAGAGCTTCGACGCGTTCTATAAAAAGCTGATCGAAGCGCTGCCGCTCAAGAAAGTCACGTCACGCTTCGCGCTTGAGAGCATCAAGGCCGAAACGGCCTTGCCTATCCATGTGTAA
- a CDS encoding family 2A encapsulin nanocompartment cargo protein cysteine desulfurase: MASAPSAPDPSVIAQLANYFFQAQPGGPVPAQDSPGMPLVPPSPAMAPAPSVVTSAAPFIPAPLPFGPPDLPPTTIASIVPTPNISAPATPAAPHGLPDVPQPGSTAGGFAPNAPGDIDAAGPLAYLAEFTSFVPAEHLASPFGAQDLTPSPFNAPPKDSLYFLDENALARRDLNLGAAPAAPTTSFAPALPDPPSAPRPDAQSASSNVPQGTDAPIPREKPATPELPQIFGWPGAPLPQKPQAPLNIPHVPDSPGVPDAHIPGEAFYFLGPAQSFVPSEPVPQGDATAPAVPASFSPEIVALDTAPAAVDLGSATRPFDAYSVKRDFPILQEKVHGKPLVWLDNAATTQKPQSVIDRISYFYEHENSNIHRAAHDLAARATDAYEAARQKSARFLNAGSERDIIFVRGTTEGINLVAKAWGGRNVKEGDEIVITWLEHHANIVPWQQLCAAVGAKLRVAPVDSTGQVILEEYERLLGPRTRIVAIPQVSNALGTIVPVKEMTAIAHHYGACVLVDGAQSVSHMPVDVQSIDCDFFVFSGHKVFGPTGIGVVYGKPDVLAHMPPWQGGGNMIADVTFEKTIYQPPPGRFEAGTGNIADAVGLGAALDYVESIGREIIDRYEHELLVYATDKMLGVPGLTMIGTAKEKASVLSFVLDGCRSEDVGKALNQEGIAVRAGHHCAQPILRRFGLETTVRPSLAFYNTKDDVDLLVATLHRIQAGRAKGVTKAS; the protein is encoded by the coding sequence ATGGCTTCGGCACCATCCGCACCCGATCCGAGCGTGATCGCGCAGCTTGCCAATTATTTCTTCCAGGCGCAGCCGGGCGGCCCTGTGCCGGCGCAGGATTCGCCGGGGATGCCGCTCGTGCCGCCAAGCCCCGCGATGGCGCCGGCGCCTTCCGTCGTCACCAGTGCGGCGCCGTTCATTCCCGCGCCGCTGCCTTTCGGGCCGCCGGATTTGCCACCGACAACGATTGCGTCGATCGTCCCGACGCCCAACATTTCCGCGCCTGCGACGCCGGCAGCTCCGCATGGTCTGCCTGACGTTCCGCAGCCGGGCTCGACCGCCGGCGGCTTTGCGCCGAATGCGCCCGGCGATATCGATGCCGCTGGGCCGTTGGCGTATCTGGCTGAATTCACCTCTTTCGTGCCGGCGGAACATCTCGCGTCACCATTTGGCGCGCAGGATTTGACGCCGTCGCCGTTCAACGCGCCGCCGAAAGATTCGCTGTATTTTCTTGACGAGAATGCGCTCGCGCGGCGCGATCTCAATTTGGGCGCGGCACCGGCTGCCCCCACCACATCATTTGCACCGGCATTGCCCGATCCGCCGTCCGCCCCGCGGCCTGATGCGCAAAGCGCATCTTCAAATGTGCCGCAGGGGACCGACGCACCTATCCCGCGCGAGAAGCCAGCAACCCCGGAGCTTCCACAAATCTTTGGGTGGCCGGGCGCTCCCCTTCCGCAAAAGCCGCAGGCGCCACTCAATATCCCGCATGTGCCGGACAGCCCCGGCGTGCCGGATGCACACATCCCGGGCGAGGCTTTCTATTTTCTCGGTCCCGCCCAATCCTTCGTACCGAGCGAGCCCGTGCCGCAAGGCGACGCTACGGCGCCCGCTGTGCCGGCAAGCTTCTCGCCGGAAATCGTTGCACTCGACACCGCGCCGGCGGCCGTCGATCTCGGCTCCGCGACGCGGCCCTTCGATGCCTATTCGGTCAAACGTGACTTCCCGATCCTGCAGGAAAAGGTTCACGGCAAGCCGCTCGTATGGCTCGATAACGCGGCGACGACGCAGAAGCCGCAATCGGTCATCGACCGCATCTCATATTTTTACGAACATGAGAATTCGAACATCCATCGTGCCGCGCATGATCTCGCCGCGCGCGCGACCGATGCCTATGAGGCCGCCCGGCAGAAGTCGGCGCGCTTTCTCAACGCCGGATCCGAGCGCGACATCATCTTCGTGCGCGGCACGACCGAGGGCATCAACCTCGTCGCCAAGGCCTGGGGCGGCCGCAACGTCAAGGAAGGTGATGAGATTGTCATCACCTGGCTTGAGCATCACGCCAATATCGTGCCCTGGCAGCAGCTCTGCGCCGCCGTCGGCGCAAAGCTTCGCGTTGCCCCCGTTGACAGCACCGGGCAGGTGATCCTCGAAGAATATGAGCGGCTTCTGGGGCCGCGCACGCGCATCGTGGCCATCCCGCAGGTCTCCAACGCGCTCGGAACGATCGTGCCGGTCAAGGAGATGACGGCGATCGCGCATCATTACGGCGCTTGCGTGCTGGTCGACGGCGCGCAATCGGTCTCGCATATGCCGGTTGACGTGCAATCCATCGATTGCGACTTTTTCGTCTTTTCCGGCCATAAGGTCTTCGGGCCCACCGGCATCGGCGTTGTGTATGGCAAGCCGGATGTGCTGGCGCATATGCCGCCCTGGCAGGGCGGTGGAAACATGATCGCCGATGTAACCTTCGAGAAGACGATTTACCAGCCGCCGCCGGGCCGTTTCGAAGCCGGCACCGGCAATATCGCCGACGCCGTCGGGCTCGGCGCTGCGCTCGATTATGTCGAATCCATCGGCCGCGAGATCATCGACCGGTACGAACACGAACTTCTCGTCTATGCGACCGATAAAATGCTCGGCGTTCCGGGCCTCACCATGATCGGGACGGCGAAGGAAAAGGCGAGCGTGCTATCCTTCGTGCTGGACGGGTGCCGGAGCGAGGATGTCGGCAAGGCTCTGAACCAGGAAGGTATCGCGGTGCGAGCCGGGCACCATTGCGCGCAACCTATTCTGCGACGCTTTGGCCTCGAGACGACGGTGCGCCCGTCGCTGGCGTTCTACAACACCAAGGACGATGTCGATCTCCTTGTTGCAACATTGCATCGGATTCAAGCTGGACGCGCCAAAGGGGTCACGAAAGCGTCGTGA
- a CDS encoding family 2A encapsulin nanocompartment shell protein, with product MPDEIEEPHIRRTLSEAAARQLANATKTRAQWSGITPRWLVSFLPWTPVEAGIYRLNRVREADTLEDADVACSPRRDVDSDLPLTFVDYEANPREYSLNAVSTVLDVQTRVSDLYSHPYDQIQEQVRLLVEKVKERQEAELINNPEYGLLTNAHPSMRVMTRGGAPTPDDLDELITKVWKEPAFFLAHPRAIAAFGRECTRRGVPPPTVTLFGSPFITWRGLPLIPSDKLYIDDAGKTNILLLRTGEKKQGVVGLFQPGIPGEVAPSLSVRFMGINRKAVASYLISLYCSAAVLTHDALGVLEGVEVGKYHQYPFTYV from the coding sequence ATGCCCGACGAAATCGAAGAACCGCATATCCGCCGCACATTAAGCGAGGCCGCTGCGAGGCAGCTTGCCAACGCCACCAAAACACGGGCGCAATGGTCGGGCATCACCCCGCGCTGGCTCGTTTCGTTCTTACCCTGGACACCGGTCGAAGCCGGTATCTATCGGCTGAACCGCGTACGCGAAGCCGACACGCTCGAAGACGCCGATGTCGCCTGCAGCCCGCGCCGCGACGTCGATTCGGATCTGCCGCTGACCTTCGTCGATTACGAGGCCAATCCGCGCGAATATTCGCTCAACGCGGTGTCCACCGTCCTCGACGTGCAGACCCGGGTTTCCGACCTCTACAGCCATCCCTACGACCAGATTCAGGAGCAGGTCCGGCTCCTCGTTGAAAAGGTGAAGGAGCGGCAGGAAGCCGAACTCATCAACAATCCGGAATACGGGCTCCTGACCAACGCGCACCCCTCTATGCGGGTGATGACACGGGGCGGGGCGCCGACGCCGGACGATCTCGACGAACTCATCACCAAGGTCTGGAAGGAGCCGGCCTTCTTCCTCGCGCATCCGCGCGCCATCGCCGCCTTCGGCCGTGAATGCACACGACGCGGTGTGCCGCCGCCAACAGTGACGCTTTTCGGTTCGCCCTTTATCACTTGGCGCGGCCTGCCGCTGATCCCGAGCGACAAGCTCTACATCGACGACGCCGGCAAGACGAACATTCTCCTGCTGCGCACCGGCGAAAAGAAGCAGGGTGTCGTCGGCCTGTTCCAGCCCGGCATTCCAGGCGAGGTCGCGCCAAGCCTTTCGGTACGCTTCATGGGCATCAACCGCAAAGCGGTCGCCTCATATCTGATCTCGCTTTATTGCTCGGCCGCCGTGCTGACGCATGATGCGCTTGGCGTGCTCGAAGGCGTTGAAGTCGGCAAATATCATCAATATCCGTTCACTTACGTCTGA